CAAAATATGAATTACCTAGTGAATGTCACTTTCCCCATTATCCTCTTTGTCTTCTTAACCCACAACATGACAGGCATTGTCTCCAGCCTTGTGATTATCAgttcagaatttttctttctctgtgattgCACAACCCAGGACACCACCCCCCTCCATACACACAAACTGTCTTCTATGGAATAAAGATATCTCCATTACAAGGACTGTAATTGAAAGGATCTCCAAAAGAAAGGATTGCTCACCTTTGACCACAAACTTCACAATGTCACTGCGCTGCTCAGATCCTACCCGGCCCTTGGCAGTACAGAAATAGGAGCCGGAGTCAGCCACCACAGCATGCTTGAAGAGTAAGGTACTCGAGCCTACTACTTTGATGGGTTCTTGAGTGACAGTCTGTTCCTTATACCAAACATAACTGATGGGAGGAGAACCCCAAGCCTGGCATTGAAGACTAATCCTCATTCCCTGGGGTACTGTGAAGCCATAGCCACTGCCAGTCGTCACTGTGGGCTTGGAAACAGAGACTGCAAAAGGGAAGACAAGAGGGGAGGCTCTGAGAAGTTACAAGGATACGTGAAGATAAGGCTGAGTCATGCTTCCTGTGTATAGGAACAAGTATATATCTGCAAAGGGAACTAAAAGGGGCTCTTGacttgggagagaagaaaaaaaatctttctttggaCGATTAGGTACTGTTTTGTGTTATCTGGGGTTGGGGATTATCTGGAATTAaaaatcaactgattttttttaaatgtatagagattttttttaggCATCAGTAGATTGAGTTTTTGGATTATCTGCAATTTTGGATTACCAGGGCAGGCTTTCATAAATTGTCAAGTCAGCAATATTTATCTTGGCTGACCCCAGCATTCCTTTTCTGTCAACCTCTAGTTACTCTCCAATATTATGATTAGAAAGATATACTCATTTTCATGAGTTTTAAGACCCATAACCCAAGGAGGGCAACCAGAGTGTGGATGCTGGAACTTCTGGGAAACTTCAAGGGGTAAATATTTGAAGACGAGGAGCCCTTTTCAACACTTCTTAAATTATACTATAAGAGTGGTGACCCTGATGATCTTATGCCTGTCCACTTCTCTTGATTAGCACATATAACTGAAAAGAGTCTGTATACAAGTAGACAAAATTCCCTGGGTTTATCAAGGTTTTCTAAGATTATAGCCCTTTATTTGGCCTTCATCTATTAGTGCTTTCCTACCCCCACAGTGACTCACCTTTCTGGACGCGGAGCTCAATGATCTTATCTTTCACCACTTGGTTACCATTAGGGGTCTGCCAAGTGACTTCACATGTGTAGTGGCTCCGGTCATCCATCTCCAGGGTATTCAGTTGGAGGGACACATCTCCTGGAACCTTGTGGCTCACTTGTAGGCGGCCTCGGTACTTTGCTTGCTGGATATGGTCTCCAGAGGAATCATGTAGAAATATGGTGACTGGGTCCAAGTCACGTTGTACCAGCCACTTTACCAAGACTTGAGTGTAACCTTGCAGAGGACCATAGGTGCATGGAATATTTACATCCCCTTTCCAAGGCCCTGTCACACTCTCAGGTGCTTCCAGGATGGGATGGCCTgaagaggagaaacagaggaagaaagcagacaTAGATAGCCCACCCATCTGGAAGCTAGGATAGAAGTGGCAGATCTCAAGAGGCTTCTGAGAAACACCTCTCAAATTTCCTTCCATAATACTTTCAGATTGATGTGTCATTTTGTTCCCTGCCAGCCTTCCTATCAATCAGAACCTGTTCTCAGAAGGAAAGCTCTTAACACGTTAGCTTTTTTCAGTTTCAAGTCCTTTTCTTGTCACTACCTTGCTGTGAGATGACTCTGGGTAAGTCAATTTTCACCATGAGGACCCGTTTTCTTATCTATAATGTAGGGAGTTTGAATGGAATGATCTCTAAGGATTCTTCAAACTGTGAAATTCTgtaagtctattaaaaaaagcttctttcaacattttCCAAAAGAAGTGTAGGAGCAAATGCTAAATAGCTGTGTTTGggatattttattatgtaattatgtACCTGGAGAAATATGGGGGCTTCAGGGCTAAGAAAGAAAGGGCCATATTCCCTGCTTACTCCCCATTGCTCCACAGAAGGGCTCAGTTTTTGGGTCCCCATCCCTAAGCTCTTCTCTAGAAGGGAGGAAGGTTGCTGAAAAGGGCAACTCTGAGGGTGGAAACATGTGTGAAATGTACTCCTGTTTAATAAATTCATTAGTTATTGTTAACTTTGAAACTTGCTGTTAAAAGCCTgacttttttcctgatttctttttctttatttttgctttctcttagGTTTCACCAAAGGTACATTGGAAAATCCCATCCCAAGGGGTAATGGAGAGGAAAATGTCTGGAGAAGAAAAGGATATGAATAAGATCCTAGAGCTGGCTATGGTAAGGATGGTAGTAGGAACAAAAGGAGATTGATCCTTGGAATGCTGGGGAAGGAAACATGGGGAAGGTGAGTTGGGGGTATTGAGAGACCCATCACCTCCCTTTAGAAATTTCCATTCATAAAGTTGTATTTTGAAGACTTTGTGTTTTACTTAAATCTGACCAAGAGTGAGGGATTGAATTTAGACAATTTATTTATGTCTGTACTAGAAGAATGAGCTTGAAACTGTGAGATGTAACTGAATAAAAGCCTTTTATGTAGCTCAGATTCCCAGGCTTCAGTCAAAGAGATGGAATACAGGATGGGGGCATCCTCCCAGAATTTATTGCCAAGTACCAGGGCTTCTATCAGTGGGGAGACTAAAGTCAAGTCTCTAGTCTGTGCCTTCAGCAGAAATTCTTAGAGCATAACTAGCATATTTTGGACAAGATAAAAGCCTTGagtagaaaagaataaacaaacatgagTCCATGTTGTTAAATCCACCACATATTCTCTGGAGGGTTTCAGATTGTGCAGGAAGcagaactcaaacccatgaatgggaGCATAATAGGGGTGGATTTTGGTTTGCCCTAAAAATGAACTTTATAATTATCCATATCTGTTTATTGATGGACTAAGTTGTCAGGGGGAAATTCTGAGCTTTGTTTATGTCTTGGACAGTATTACTCTTTAAGGTACCTTCCAATCCTAGATGGTTCAATACTAATTGTAATGGAAATGGAagttaaataattacattttctagcTGGTGGTGAACTATCACCAGGCGGTGGTGAGTTTCACTGTGCTATTGTTAGCGTAGGCCTCCATATGCATGCAAATACAGCTTATCATCATCATGAACACACACGTGTCACTTGCAAACACACATATGGGGCCTTAAGTCCCATGAAAACCATCTGAGTCTCTCAGTTTAATGTGCTCTTTCCCAATAATCTTCCAGCTCTCCCAAATCTGTCTCCCCTCTTCTGAAAAGCATTCTCACACTTTTCTCCTGGACAACAAAGCAGCATTCTGCTGTGAGGACATTTGGAACAGCTGAACATGCCTttgtctatatgtatgtatgcctTCCCTCTTGGGGGACTTTAGGGAACTGCAAGGCCTGGCTTACATTACCATTTCTGGGAACTTCCTGGGGAAtctcacagagcccactgtggtcTATCAAGAATATGAATAGCCAATCTCAATTTCTCAATCTTGAAAGTCACTTCTAAAAGTAGATtgggcttggggcacctgggaggctcagtcagttaagcgtctgactcttgatctcagctcaggttttgatctcagggttatgagttcaagtcgtgtgttgggctccacgctgggcatgaagcctacttgaaaaaaagaagacaaaggaggaaaagaaaagaaaagaaaagaaaaagaaaaaaaaagaattggttgGTCTTTACTTCCACATTCCAGAATAAGGGCATGGGACAGAGTTAGAAACAATAGTTCtaagaattacatattttttccccttttacttttttcttcccctctcctttcttctttactACCTTCAACCCGTCCTTCCATCTGGTTTctattcttcttccttctttttcttgttttccctcttcctcctgcttcatTAGtagcacagagacagagtgtatgGTAGGCATAgagcatcacacacacaaaaaatacattGTACATTATGTATTCTGATCTCCAAAGTGAAGGTAACCTCAATAGAATTGACTTTCACCTGCCAGCTTTCCTTGTGATTCTCAGAGAGCCTAGAGAAACACTGAATAGAAGCACCTAATGAGATCAGGAGAATAATGAATAACAGCATGATGTAGTAAGAAGAACAACACCAATCGAAGTCCAAGGTCTATCATAACATGTGACCTGTGTCACCATGTCTCTGTGTGACCTGGAGTAAATTTCTAAACCTGTCTGAGATTCAGGTCATTatcaataaaatggagacaacaatAAACCTTCCATTCAGGGCTATTTGAAGATCAAATGAGCTTTTAGGTGTGAAAGCACCTAACATAATGGATGGCATTCAGTAGGTGGTAGATAATTGCCAGTCCTGTCTCATGCCTCAAGAGAaacttttcatatttgttttgatTCCTCTTATCTTGCAGAAGTCCTCTATATGTCTTCTCCAGAGGAAAGATTAATTAGATTATatcattttcagttttaatgaTGACCTGAAGGAGGAGTTAGCACATGAGAAGGTAAGCGGCTGCCCTCACCAACCTGGGGAAGCCTACCAAGTTATGAGCAGGAAATAGGCCATCTATGGATTGTAAGGAGCCAGAAAGGATAAAGTAGCCTGTATAAATATCAACAGGACTTGTTTGGAAGCCAATGTGAAATGTTGATCAAATTAAGCAATATAGATGACTTTCCTGGAAGACTGGGTAGGGAAAATCTATTTCAGGAAACTCTCACCTCCTGGGGGAATGCTCTGCCTTTTATGGATCCGTGAAAACCACCAAATGGCAAAGCACTCGCTTTGACAGGGATTGAGGTACCAGGAAGTATAGAATTTGAGACTTTTAGAATGGCATAGCTGCAAGAGCTTTTGGTTGCATTTCCTCATGGTACATGTAGGaaagccaagagaaagaaagatgctTATCTAAAAGTTACACAGAAAGCAGGGGCTGAACTGGGCCTAGGGATTTAAGAAGAAAGGCTTTCCGATGCTACACTGCCTTCTTACCTTATTAAACCACTAGCCACAACTGAAATTAGTAACCCTTACTTGACATGGTTTAAAGTTGCTTGATTTgacttgctgaaaaaaaaaattccatctgcTGGCTATTTTCTGAAAAGTGTTTCCCAGGCCTTCAGAGTCTTACTCTGTTTTCTCAGGGAAAAACtgaattttctctaaatattatCCCTCTACAGGAGAAAGACCTGGGCTAGGCATTGACTCAAGGGGCTTTGTTGAAAAGAGTTTAATTTGAGAAACAGGGGACAATACTTGTTCTAGGAACTGGACTTAGAAAAGCAAAATGCAGGGCCTGTATAATAGTCCTAAATAAAGGAAAAGCTTAGTTTTCTGGGCAAGAGTTCCTTTATAGGGCCAATGTTAGGtccttttttaaatcttcctcCTCTCACCATCACACAGAGAGTGGGATCTTCCCATAACCCCACACCCCCATGTgtggcctctctccctctcttgggtTGTCTCCTGGCTTAGATAATAGctgttaataaaatgtttataatgtttataaagtgaaaatatttattattattattattattattatcattattattattatttcaacatgtgtCTTTGACCCAGCAGCTGATTCTGGCCCCTAGAGGCCCTATAAGGCCAGCCAAACTGATATAATCACTGTACAGTAGGCTGGAGACACTGAGAtccagggagagggaaggtgTTATTGGCCATTCAGTATGTCCTGAGATCTAGATCTATAGTGTTAAACACTCCACACAAAAGAAAGTTCTGCTTCCATGTCTAGAGGACCTCACAGGCAGAAGAAGGAACAATATACATGAGAGTACTCACGTGAACAGACACAACTTAACTTTAACATGTACAGAATGTTACCCTGAGCCCAAGTCCTGCTTCTGTAAGTCTTTGCTAAAAACAACAGATTTGGAGAAGGTAGAAAGGTGTACTCTAAAACCTGGCAGAtgatgaaatattgccatttttaaaaagcactattaTTTAGGAAAATTAACTCTGCCACTAATGCTTTGTGGCCTGGAGCACATTCTTGTCCTCTCAGGTAACTCGATTTAGTATCTCTTTTAGCTTTGAGGCTCTAGATTCCGATGGGTCACAAAGGCCCAGGATAGATTAGCATAATTTGAGTCTGTTATGAAAAACTGAGTTCTTCCTGACCACAAAGGGACACCAACCtaacatccatccatcctctcCCTCTAAAGATATGGAACAAGCAGAGATGCAGCAAGAACCGATTTGCCCTATCTTGGGTTTCACTTATCTATTACTCATGCTTAGTTACCTAAAAGTCTGTCTCAATTCTCAGGGATATAAATGAGAATGGGGGAATACCCAAGGAAATAATGCTTCTATGGGATAGCCAGACTTCTTTTAGGATATATACCCAGCATTAATTTCCCCCAAGTAGCCTGGACAAACTGGGCCATATTCACAGGGAAAGGAGCTACCGCAAGAGGTGGTAAGAAACCACCAAGTCCTATGAATAGCAATTGAAGAAGCTAGGgcttgtttattttggagaagaGATAAATCAAAGGGACATGGTGTCTGTCCTCAGAACTCTAAAGGGCTGTCACAACATCAAGGGAGTAGATATGTTCTTTGTGTCTCCAAGAAATAGAGCTGGGGCTTTAGGATGGAAGTCACAAGGAAGTGGATTTAGTTCAACACAAGGAAGAACTTCTAACATTTGGAACTACTCTTGCACAGACTAGATAGTCTGGGGAAGTGGTAAACTCTCAATGTCTGGAATTATGTAAACAGATATTTTGAGCACTTGTTCATAACTATGAAAAATGGGTCTAGATTACTTTTAAGATCCTATATAACTCTTGGACAACATTCCTTCCTTGAAGCTTATATATCTTAACAGGGATCAAGACCTAGAAATAGAGGAGTTAAGGTATAATGGCAGAATTTCAGGTGaaagaagatggaggaaggatTTGGGTGGCATTGGGCACCTTCTTAATGTCCCTGAGATATGACAAGTACTAGAAAATCATGTGGATATTTTCGAGAGGATCCTTTTTAATTTCTACCCAAACTTACCTTCTAGCTTCTTCAGTAGTCTTCAGCTGCCCCAAACTGAGAGAGTCTGTAGCACTGTTTGAGAATACTCACCTATTCAGCAGGAATAGGCTTTCCTCAGTAGCCATTCAATCCCCACACCCCAGCCTTTTGCCTGTGACAGCAGTAGCGGCCAGATAGCAATTTCCTTCCTTACCATAGGTGACCATTGTTAGGTGGCCCAGGAGCAGGAGGTCCAGTAAGAGCCTCATCACAGCTTTAgacagttttttcctttattccagCCTCCTGCTGTCAAAGGCTTGAACTTATGATGGCTGTCAGCTTCTGTGCCTGCttacttcccttccttctctatATCTCTCACTTGGACTCCCAGTCTCATCTcacattctccttccttccctatttCAGCACAAGTCATGTGagtactccctccctcccctgcctggtaTTGGAGGTTCAGGGTGAGTGAAGCAATTCCTCCCCCTGTTAGGGTATTGATTTGACTTTCCCTGGAGCCAATAAGGCTTTCTGGTCTTTGATCTCCcaggatgtatttattttgtgtttcttccacAAGACTCTGAGGCTGGGGATGACCTTTGGGTATGAGTTTTCTCCCTCTACTATAGAGATATTTTCCTTTCTGGTAGGCCCAGGGAGGAGAGATCAACATTACTGGCCTATGCAATATTTAGCAGTCATACCTTTAACTCCTGCCTGATACGCCTGTGCAAACGAACAGAGTTTTGGCAGTGGGTGCCTGTGGGCTTCAGAGTACAAGAGATTAAATGTATGAAAGAGATTTCTGTAAATCAAAACGTAAGTAATTGGCAAGCCCATGGATAAAGTCGTTATGGGGATATATATCCCTATGTCTCACATTTGGGAAGCTTTTTGAATCACTTCCTCCAATAGCTCCACTTCTTTGGTGGTAAATATTCCCATAAGTGCTCattagggtttgtttgtttgcttctttgtttatttatttatttatttaagggaaAGTTAAGTTTAACATCCAGTGTACTTGTCCATTGACCTGTAGTGGTATGCTCTATTAGGTTGAacttttcaataattttcaaTTGCTATATGTCTATGActagcaagagagagagaggaattaagCTTCCAAGCTTAACTGCTTCTCTTCATAGACCCCAGAGCAGCTGTAAGTTCACCAGCAGTCTACCCTTAGGTTTGGCACTGCTCATAGTCTACCaagctttgaaaatataaacacctTCAAAAGGAGAAACATATCCAATAAATTCataccaaaatataaataaagtctaACCTCGGCCTTtgcttttatggtttttgtttttgtttttgattggaAGAATAAGAGAGGCCTTGATCAGAGAAGGGGTGAACTTTGTAGAAATGGTAAGACCCCAAGGACAGACATTATCTCCTATACATGATTGCCAAGGGGTAGTTATATACAGGTGATTTGGGACTTGACAAAGGCTAAGAGGAGACTCCAGCATTTCTTGAGtctaatattattatttcatggAATTCTGTCAAGCACCTCTGCCTCCCAGATTCACTCCCTCTTGTATGGTTGTCCTTTGATTTTTGGTTCAGTCCACCTCATTTGAACTTCCAGTCATTGATTTCCATTGGGTCCTCACACAACGAACCCTGAATTTTGGAGATCCCTCCTTTTGTATTTTAGAACTAATACCCTACCACCactaccaacacacacacacacacacacacacacacacacacacacacacttctccttTACAGTCTTTCCTGATGAAGAGCCTACCAAAAATCCAAAAATCCATGTCCCATTGAAATGGTGTTAATTTGTCTGGCCTggtgactgtttttattttatgtttatttatttattttagagagagagagacagagacagagagagagaactggggaggggcagagagatagagggagagagagaatcccaagcgggctgtcaccacagagcctgatatgaggctcaatcccacgaccatgggatcatgacctgaactgaaatcaaggtttggatacttaaccaactgagccacacagggtcCCTGGTAAGTGTATTTTTGAACTGCCTCTTGCCTCTTCTCAGGAGTTTATAGATGTGAAGATAAAGAAATTTCCTGGGAAACATGCACAGCCTTTCTCTGGGGAAGAATTCCTGTCCTACAGTTGAGATCAGTAACCCTGAGAAGAACACTGAAAGGGAAGTCAAGAAGCCTAGTTCTGCATCTACTTCATTCTGAGCATTTGAGCAAGTTAAATCTGAACTTCAGCTTCCCCAATTGTTACATGAGCGCTATTAGACTTGATGTTTACgtagtttctgatttttaaaaatcaaactgcaCCATACATACAATAATGACTATAACAATGATAGCTAATACTTCTTGATCATTTACTCTTCCATGAACTGTACTAAGCACTTTTTTGGATTATATCATTTGGTACTTTCATGGTGGGTATTGCACTTACTCTTATGTCTCTTctgttgctcttttattttttccccctcaagcaCAGAggcatatttaataaaaaatattgttttctttcctttttttccaatttttgttttaattccatttagttaatatatggtgttatattagtttcatgtggaTAATAgtgtgattcaacacttccataagacatctggtgctcatcacagcaagtgcactccttaatcctcatcacctatttaatgcTGCCTCACCCAACTCCCCtttagtaaccatcagtttctccTCTATAATTGAGTCTGCttctagatttctttctctttccctttgcttgttttactttttgtttctttaattccacatatgagcaaaatcatattgtatttgtctttatctgacttatttcacttagcattatactctctagctctatccatgtcattgcacgTGACAAGGGACATTTCATTCTTccttatggatgaataatattccattgtggatatatggatatatatcacatcttctttatccattcctcaatCAAtgaatacttaggttgcttccatatcttgactattgtaaataatactgttataaatataggggtgcatatgtcccttcaaattgatgtttttatattgtttgggtaaatacccagtagt
The window above is part of the Panthera tigris isolate Pti1 chromosome X, P.tigris_Pti1_mat1.1, whole genome shotgun sequence genome. Proteins encoded here:
- the VSIG4 gene encoding V-set and immunoglobulin domain-containing protein 4 isoform X1 — its product is MTHQSESIMEGNLRGVSQKPLEICHFYPSFQMGGLSMSAFFLCFSSSGHPILEAPESVTGPWKGDVNIPCTYGPLQGYTQVLVKWLVQRDLDPVTIFLHDSSGDHIQQAKYRGRLQVSHKVPGDVSLQLNTLEMDDRSHYTCEVTWQTPNGNQVVKDKIIELRVQKVSVSKPTVTTGSGYGFTVPQGMRISLQCQAWGSPPISYVWYKEQTVTQEPIKVVGSSTLLFKHAVVADSGSYFCTAKGRVGSEQRSDIVKFVVKDSSKSLKTNTETPTTMQSPLKATSTVTSFWKWTTEVDGYSGDTSAETGKGLPTFSIILIISLCCMMVSILAYVMLCWKTSQQEHVCEVARAHSREDSNSGETWRVAIFTSDCSSEESSSQTPGIDYSDDPCLGQEHQIIAQINGDYSHLLHTVPPDYELLTTKDKSTW
- the VSIG4 gene encoding V-set and immunoglobulin domain-containing protein 4 isoform X2, whose amino-acid sequence is MTHQSESIMEGNLRGVSQKPLEICHFYPSFQMGGLSMSAFFLCFSSSGHPILEAPESVTGPWKGDVNIPCTYGPLQGYTQVLVKWLVQRDLDPVTIFLHDSSGDHIQQAKYRGRLQVSHKVPGDVSLQLNTLEMDDRSHYTCEVTWQTPNGNQVVKDKIIELRVQKVSVSKPTVTTGSGYGFTVPQGMRISLQCQAWGSPPISYVWYKEQTVTQEPIKVVGSSTLLFKHAVVADSGSYFCTAKGRVGSEQRSDIVKFVVKATSTVTSFWKWTTEVDGYSGDTSAETGKGLPTFSIILIISLCCMMVSILAYVMLCWKTSQQEHVCEVARAHSREDSNSGETWRVAIFTSDCSSEESSSQTPGIDYSDDPCLGQEHQIIAQINGDYSHLLHTVPPDYELLTTKDKSTW
- the VSIG4 gene encoding V-set and immunoglobulin domain-containing protein 4 isoform X3; protein product: MRLLLDLLLLGHLTMVTYGHPILEAPESVTGPWKGDVNIPCTYGPLQGYTQVLVKWLVQRDLDPVTIFLHDSSGDHIQQAKYRGRLQVSHKVPGDVSLQLNTLEMDDRSHYTCEVTWQTPNGNQVVKDKIIELRVQKVSVSKPTVTTGSGYGFTVPQGMRISLQCQAWGSPPISYVWYKEQTVTQEPIKVVGSSTLLFKHAVVADSGSYFCTAKGRVGSEQRSDIVKFVVKDSSKSLKTNTETPTTMQSPLKATSTVTSFWKWTTEVDGYSGDTSAETGKGLPTFSIILIISLCCMMVSILAYVMLCWKTSQQEHVCEVARAHSREDSNSGETWRVAIFTSDCSSEESSSQTPGIDYSDDPCLGQEHQIIAQINGDYSHLLHTVPPDYELLTTKDKSTW